One Candidatus Dependentiae bacterium genomic window, TGAATTGATACCTCCATGTACTATGGTATCGTTTTGTGGGCTTTTTGTCGATTCAGACCTACAATAAAGTGTCTTGCCCTAAAAATTTTTTGTGTAAATGAGGTAATTTCTTACGTGCAATTTGCCGGCCGCGTGCTGTTTTTTCCAGATACCCTTTGCGCAGTAAGAAGGGCTCATACACCGTTTCTATGGTATCTGCATCTTCGCCAACAAGAGATGCAAGCGTGTCTAGACCAACTGGACCACCATTAAAATGTTCAATAATTTTGCGAAGTAATAGATTGTCAACTTTGGTTAATCCATCATCATCGATACCAAGAAATTGCAGTGCCTGTGTAACTAATGCATCATGTGCAATATTGTTGTTGTGTACTTGAGCAAAATCTCGTACACGCCGCAATATTTTCTTTGCTATTCGTGGTGTGCCGCGTGCGCATTGTGCAATTTTTAATGCGCCCATAGGTGAAATATTAACTTGAAGAAATTGAGCGTTTTGTAGAATGATATCGCGTAATTCTTCGTCTTCATAAAAATCTAATCGTTCGGTGATACCAAATCGGCTACGCAATGGCGCAGATAGCATACCACTTTTGGTAGTAGCACCAACGAGTGTGAATGGATGAATGGGTAAACTGACCGATTGTGCTCCGGCACCTTGACCAATAATAACATCTACGCGAAATTGTTCCATAGCACTATACAATATTTCCTCTACTGTAGTTGGTAAGCGATGAATCTCATCAATAAAGAATATG contains:
- the ruvB gene encoding Holliday junction branch migration DNA helicase RuvB, with amino-acid sequence MEEMQGIDIIALQEIPEETSFDFVPKTFDHYIGQTELKKKLDVYTQAAKMRNEPLDHMLLFGPPGLGKTTLAHIMAHVMGVGIKICSGPMLERTGDLVAILSGLEPRSIFFIDEIHRLPTTVEEILYSAMEQFRVDVIIGQGAGAQSVSLPIHPFTLVGATTKSGMLSAPLRSRFGITERLDFYEDEELRDIILQNAQFLQVNISPMGALKIAQCARGTPRIAKKILRRVRDFAQVHNNNIAHDALVTQALQFLGIDDDGLTKVDNLLLRKIIEHFNGGPVGLDTLASLVGEDADTIETVYEPFLLRKGYLEKTARGRQIARKKLPHLHKKFLGQDTLL